The genomic stretch TCTTCTGAGGAATATGATGACACAAATCAGCAGAATGGCCTGAATGATAATGAAGACGAACAGCAGGATCTGGCAGATGAGAACCAAGTTACAGTACCAGTCCTGGCAGCTAGACACTACTTCATCTTCCGTTAGATACAAGATGAGTCTTCCCTGAAGTTCTGCTGGCCAGGAGCACCTTAATTTCTTGTACATAGTTCGGTTTTCCTGCTTGAGGAGCCATGATCTCAGATATAGAATGTCACAATCACAGATCCATGGGTTCCTGTCCAATGAGACCGATCTCAGCTCACTCAGTGTGTCGAAAAGGCCGCTGGGAATGGAAGAAAGTTTGTTGTCGTTCAGTTTGATCTCGGTGA from Stegostoma tigrinum isolate sSteTig4 chromosome 26, sSteTig4.hap1, whole genome shotgun sequence encodes the following:
- the gp1bb gene encoding platelet glycoprotein Ib beta chain, with product MLKRLKRGREKTWMLDLGMSMLRPQEVFLVFLSLVPMVFQCPPTCRCSGTSADCSRLELNVDTIPQRFEASVTEIKLNDNKLSSIPSGLFDTLSELRSVSLDRNPWICDCDILYLRSWLLKQENRTMYKKLRCSWPAELQGRLILYLTEDEVVSSCQDWYCNLVLICQILLFVFIIIQAILLICVIIFLRRFEAFSKEAIRAPKEDHFRNAM